The Vigna radiata var. radiata cultivar VC1973A chromosome 6, Vradiata_ver6, whole genome shotgun sequence DNA segment atatacatacatattatatatatatatatatatatatatatatatatatatatatatatatatatatatatatatatatatatatatatatatatcagtgaGATGTCCCACAAACACAGTGTAATAGAATATGTGTCTATTTTGAAAGGAATAAAGGTGCAATACACAATTTAGTTCCAAATTAACATGTTTCATGCAAAGAATGTTCTTAGTTGAAAAAAGATCCAACACCTAAGAAACTGTAAAGTTATCTGACTTTGAATTCATGATTAATAACATCCTAAAATCTTAGTTTGAAAACATTCATATCATACGTCTATTCCATGTTAACACGTGTCAAGTTTCACCATTTGCTGTCTCAGTAGGTCACATCTTTGTTAACTCTCTGTACTAAGCACCTTTAGTCCTTTAGGACCTGCTATCAAGTTTTTTTTACGTATCTCAAGGCAATTTATACTCATTCCATTCTACCTCTCAAgaatataatatgtttatgaaatttttatataattttattaaaattaaacttactcCTTcagtatatatgtgtgtgtatatatatatatatatagatatatatttcTTAGACATGCTGATTCCATATCCACAAACTTGATCAATCATCAACTACTCTTCTTCATTATCTTCATATATATCTTAGACACACTgacatatattttcttaaaaattggAAGCTAAATCAATTCCATAACAAATTGCCATCTAGCCAccatgaaagaaaatgaaaaatgcaaaTTACTGATTTACTCTTCATCGCCACCTTTGCTCCAGTTCTTTATTGCTTGTCCTACAGCTTCTTTGACAGTATGTGCATCAATGGTgtctctttcttcttcattctgcaaaagttactttaatattttagcATCATTCTTATACAGGAATGTACATATACATGAAAAAGATACAAGAAAATTAATGCATTGATGAAGGTGATAGAGAATTAACTTAGGTTAAGATTTAACACTACGTACTTTTACTCAATTACCCCAATGAGGAACTTCTTATAAAAGGACAAAGCATGTGACATCCAAAAGTATTGATAACAGAAGGAATAGAGAGATAAATGATATGCATGTTAAAAGCAAATGAGGAATTTTAACAGTAGTTCTTTGCTATGTATGTGTATCTCTTACTTCTCCAACAGCTTGAAATCGAAAAGTGTCTGTACACGAAACCCTAGCTTCCAGCACAGTTAGTCTCATCTCTTCAAAGACCTCCAATATGGAAACAAGCAGACCTGAACACCCTTTTGCTGAGTAAACATTTATAAGAAATCCCTTTTCCAAGGTTTCTACTGTAACCTGCAGAAATCAATTCACTAAATGTCATTCCAATCAATGTTTTTAAAGCCAAGAAGTTTATAAAACATTATACTAAAATCGTCAAACATAAAAGATGCTGTTAACTTTTCTCAGTTAGGGAAATACCATAGGCAATGGGTCGTGTGCAGTTGAAGTTTCTGCAGAAGCTATCTCTTCATTCAGTCTTTCTACCTTTTGCTTTAACTTTTCAATATACTTCGATGCATCGATAACAATCGAGCTTTCGTTTAGCTGTAATGCATATATCACCATTATCAGATAATTTACTACCTCTATATGCTGCATATAATTGATAGAAACAACTGTAAATATGAATTAGTTTACTAGTTAAGAAAGTTATCAATCactattttcaatattatagatagtaattagtaataatcttaattattttttccacCCAAATACGAAAATAAGAACAACTCAGAAAGATAATGGAAGATACAAAAAGAATGAGTATGGATTTCGTCAAAGGAAATTGTAGCTTTGTAAGATTTGATTAATAAGAGAAAGATTCCtttaacaaaaatgaaataaaattgggaagaggaagagaagaggGAGGTTTATTAGTGTATAACAATACTATACTGTGTGTAACTGAACATTCGTTTAGGGAATTAGCTGATTTCCTTGAGAATATTCACAGAGAAATTCAACGAAAAGGAAGAAATCAGAGAAGATAATGCAGGGAATTACAGCATGAGAGTTAGTAAGAGATCGAAGATGTTGCAGCTGCTCATGCAGTGCTGCTCTCTTTTGCTCTTTGGAAACCATTTTTTCGcgctctctttctctctcacagcTTATGATCCTTctggtttttttcttttgctataACCTCTGCAGAGTTCTGTGGTCATTTAAAAGAAGGGATGAGCTCTCAAATCCATATGATCTCATGTGTTTTCTCCCCACATGACTGACTCAGTTTATTCATAAAGAAATACTAtacattttatcttttcttgaaCTTACCAAACTACCCTTCTGTTATATTTTGGActctttccatccttcaattttgAAACCTCTTCTTTCTCCTTGCCAAGTATTAAGGATGTGGCAGCCAGAAGATTACAAGTTTCATTAATGTAATACATATCTATTCAATTAGTTATCTTTttgtaataaaagttaaaagaatagctaatcttttgttttcaaaagaTCAAACTTTTCTGTCAA contains these protein-coding regions:
- the LOC106764378 gene encoding uncharacterized protein LOC106764378: MVSKEQKRAALHEQLQHLRSLTNSHALNESSIVIDASKYIEKLKQKVERLNEEIASAETSTAHDPLPMVTVETLEKGFLINVYSAKGCSGLLVSILEVFEEMRLTVLEARVSCTDTFRFQAVGENEEERDTIDAHTVKEAVGQAIKNWSKGGDEE